Proteins encoded within one genomic window of Cryptococcus tetragattii IND107 chromosome 12, whole genome shotgun sequence:
- a CDS encoding eukaryotic translation initiation factor 3 subunit E: MADYDLTQPRYDLAKGTNMVNYVEQFHAQIENAEPTDFARLREEATTKYQELQEKAQPVTKVIEDPDAVAKLRSGGDKDRNLDLLRSEYQIDIDQINALYHFGQYQYSLGDYGSAGNLLYHFLILSPSYELNLSAQWGKLASNILNGEWDAALVQVRDLRETIDNPHGTSLAKPLAQLQARTWLLHWSLFVFFNLGENQGCQGLLDMFLSPAYLNTIQTSCPHLLRYLVAAAIISRRAPKPANVRSRDHVKELTRIVETEEYQYTDPITSFLKDVFADFDLTQAQQRLSVAESVVRSDFFLSGFADEFVENARWLISEVICRLHRRIDIGQLSKTLNLSNEEGEKWIVNLIRDSRMGVEAKIDLKENMLHITRPHATPTATLIETTRGLAFRSQAIQFAMQSSVGEPRERGERGNKGGRGRPRTQEVAA, encoded by the exons ATGGCCGATTACGACCTTACACAG CCCAGATATGATCTCGCCAAAGGCACCAACATGGTCAACTACGTTGAACAATTCCACGCCCAGATTGAAAATGCCGAACCTACCGACTTCGCCAGactgagagaagaggctACTACAAAGTACCAGGAGTTGCAGGAGAAGGCTCAGCCCGTGACGAAGGTAATCGAGGACCCGGATGCGGTGGCCAAGTTGAGGAGCGGTGGTGACAAGGACAGAAATTTGGACTTGCTGAGATCAGAGTACCAA ATTGACATTGACCAAATCAATGCCCTTTACCACTTTGGTCAATACCAATACTCCCTCGGTGACTATGGCTCTGCTGGGAACCTCCTCTACcacttcctcattctctctccctcttaCGAGCTCAATCTCTCTGCCCAATGGGGTAAGCTCGCCTCCAATATCCTCAACGGTGAATGGGACGCTGCTTTGGTGCAAGTCCGAGACCTCCGCGAAACCATCGACAACCCTCATGGTACCTCTCTTGCCAAGCCTCTCGCTCAGCTCCAAGCCCGCACATGGTTGCTTCACTGGTCTCTTTTTGTGTTTTTCAATCTCGGAGAAAACCAGGGCTGCCAGGGTTTGCTCGACATGTTCCTTTCCCCCGCCTATCTTAACACCATCCAAACCTCTTgcccccacctcctccgATACCTTGTTGCCgccgccatcatctctcgcCGAGCTCCCAAACCCGCCAACGTCCGCTCTCGAGACCACGTCAAGGAGCTCACCCGTATCGTCGAGACCGAAGAGTACCAATACACCGACCCCATCACCAGCTTCCTCAAGGATGTGTTTGCCGACTTTGATCTTACCCAGGCTCAACAACGACTGTCAGTTGCCGAGTCTGTTGTTCGTTCAGACTTTTTCTTGTCGGGCTTTGCAGATGAATTTGTGGAGAACGCGAGGTGGTTGATTTCCGAGGTTATCTGCCGTTTACATCGAAGGATTGATATCGGACAATTGTCCAAGACCCTCAACTTAtccaatgaagaaggagagaagtgGATCGTCAACCTTATCAGGGACTCTAGGATGGGTGTTGAGGCCAAGATCGACCTCAAAGAG AACATGCTCCACATCACACGGCCCCACGCTACCCCAACCGCCACCCTTATCGAAACTACCCGTGGTCTTGCATTCCGATCTCAAGCAATTCAGTTCGCTATGCAGAGCAGCGTTGGGGAGCCCCGAGAGCGAGGGGAGCGAGGAAACAagggaggacgaggaaggcCCAGGACTCAGGAAGTTGCGGCTTAG